One Tachysurus fulvidraco isolate hzauxx_2018 chromosome 2, HZAU_PFXX_2.0, whole genome shotgun sequence DNA segment encodes these proteins:
- the LOC113653707 gene encoding guanine nucleotide-binding protein subunit beta-4, with translation MSELEQLRQEAEQLRNQIRDARKACSDSTLQEITAGLDSAGRIQMRTRRTLRGHLAKIYAMHWGSDSRLLVSASQDGKLIIWDSYTTNKVHAIPLRSSWVMTCAYAPSGNYVACGGLDNICSIYSLKTREGNVRVTRELPGHTGYLSCCRFLSDNQIVTSSGDTTCALWDIETGQQTNTFTGHSGDVMSLSLSPDTKTFVSGACDASSKLWDVRDGMCRQTFTGHVSDINAVCFFPNGNAFATGSDDATCRLFDLRADQELILYSHDNIICGITSVAFSKSGRLLLAGYDDFNCNVWDTLKGERAGVLAGHDNRVSCLGVTDDGMAVATGSWDSFLRIWN, from the exons ATGAGTGAACTGGAACAGTTACGGCAAGAGGCTGAGCAGCTTCGCAATCAGATCCGG GATGCCAGAAAGGCTTGTAGTGACTCTACTCTTCAAGAG ATCACAGCTGGTCTGGACTCTGCAGGAAGGATACAGATGAGGACCAGACGTACTCTTAGGGGGCATCTTGCCAAAATCTATGCCATGCACTGGGGCAGCGactcaag GTTACTTGTCAGTGCCTCCCAGGATGGCAAATTAATCATCTGGGACAGCTACACAACAAACAAG gTGCATGCGATCCCTCTGCGCTCATCCTGGGTGATGACGTGTGCATACGCCCCTTCAGGAAACTACGTGGCCTGCGGTGGTCTGGATAACATCTGTTCCATCTACAGCCTGAAAACTCGGGAGGGCAACGTCAGGGTTACCAGAGAACTTCCAGGACATACAG GATATTTGTCTTGTTGTCGCTTCCTCAGTGACAACCAGATTGTCACCAGTTCTGGGGACACCACATG TGCACTGTGGGATATCGAAACCGGCCAGCAGACCAACACCTTCACAGGCCACAGTGGTGATGTGATGAGTCTGTCACTCAGCCCTGACACCAAGACCTTCGTTTCAGGCGCCTGTGATGCCTCCTCCAAGTTGTGGGACGTTCGAGACGGCATGTGCAGACAGACTTTCACCGGCCATGTTTCTGACATTAACGCTGTCTGT TTTTTCCCAAATGGAAATGCCTTTGCTACGGGCTCAGATGATGCCACCTGCAGGCTTTTTGACCTGCGTGCTGACCAGGAGCTCATTTTATACTCGCATGACAACATCATCTGCGGCATCACCTCCGTGGCCTTCTCCAAGAGTGGCCGCCTGCTGCTCGCTGGCTACGACGACTTCAACTGCAACGTCTGGGACACGTTAAAGGGCGAGAGAGCAG GTGTCCTTGCCGGCCATGACAACAGGGTCAGCTGTCTAGGCGTGACTGATGACGGCATGGCCGTGGCCACGGGCTCTTGGGATAGCTTCCTCCGTATCTGGAACTGA